A genomic segment from Streptomyces sp. NBC_00237 encodes:
- a CDS encoding SpoIIE family protein phosphatase: MGSAVITARAAATFDPVGRSVATARAFVRDTLQGWGHSELVDDAVVLTSELVTNAVVHAGTQADVLCLRTVEGIRVEVGDRYPEREVPLQGTGFNLGGPDREGGRGLLLCAALASKWGVEYTPTQKHVWFQLDLPQRPVGTRVAGPVLPDQLLPVADGRIRVAVVQIDRSGAIASWNEDAQDLFGYAPEQVTGKPLTDLTAWPQTPGIGTGIAEALQMSRWEGSYGIRGEDGRVVPVYASHLRVRDNEGEPSTICLLVREVERAVLQTPQRPPSTDPTGGSVTEGRATDPFEVFIGSPAPDDLDGLLQRTVERARDMLDADSAFLLLATDDETELEVRATTGLPSARQRFARVPVEAGTGRYGSARMPAVHEDLVAVPGAVPLLNGTGMRSVVTVPLKVEGRLTGSLGVAAEAPNRYTNEEALRLQFAADRIALAVESARLGELERLRRGSLSFLVEASDLLAGTLDRDQTLALMAQMTVPTLATWCAVYTIADQASDPYLSYVLHEDEERIDGLKALLSRISPPDPVPTPGARIWNAPGEAAHQAALRTSMRSLGLGSTPHLGSGIGTTLATAAAVGGETVVLPLVARNRVIGMLTLGKPTDDHFRQEILELAEDLSRRAALALDNARLYSERMAISQSLQRSLLPPERPHVPGMEVEVIYRAAGEGNEVGGDFYDIFPIRDGAYGFAIGDVCGTGPQAAAVTGLARHALRLLAREGFGGPAVLERLNAAILDEGERSRFLTLLYGELWPQEDGSSILKLVCAGHPLPLRLRQDGTVTPAAEPQPLLGVMEDLELYEETLTLYPGDVLLCVTDGITERREGTRMLGDDGLAEVLAGCTGLTAGAIAARVLRTVERFAAEPASDDMAILAMRVPEPLKN, encoded by the coding sequence ATGGGGAGTGCTGTGATCACGGCGCGGGCGGCGGCCACTTTCGACCCGGTCGGACGGTCGGTGGCGACTGCCCGGGCGTTCGTACGCGACACCCTCCAGGGCTGGGGGCATTCCGAGCTGGTCGACGACGCGGTCGTCCTCACCAGCGAACTCGTCACCAACGCGGTCGTCCACGCGGGCACCCAGGCCGACGTCCTGTGCCTGCGCACCGTGGAAGGCATCCGCGTCGAGGTCGGCGACCGCTACCCGGAGCGCGAGGTCCCCCTCCAGGGCACCGGCTTCAACCTCGGCGGCCCGGACCGCGAAGGAGGCCGCGGCCTGCTCCTGTGCGCCGCCCTCGCCTCCAAGTGGGGCGTCGAGTACACCCCGACCCAGAAACACGTCTGGTTCCAGCTCGACCTCCCCCAACGCCCGGTCGGCACCCGCGTCGCGGGCCCGGTCCTCCCCGACCAGCTGCTCCCCGTCGCCGACGGCCGCATCCGGGTCGCCGTCGTACAGATAGACCGCAGCGGCGCCATCGCCTCCTGGAACGAGGACGCCCAGGACCTCTTCGGTTACGCACCCGAGCAGGTCACCGGCAAACCCCTCACCGACCTCACGGCCTGGCCGCAGACCCCCGGCATCGGCACGGGCATCGCCGAGGCCCTCCAGATGTCCCGCTGGGAAGGCAGCTACGGCATCCGCGGCGAGGACGGCCGAGTCGTCCCCGTGTACGCCTCCCACCTGCGCGTACGCGACAACGAGGGCGAGCCCTCCACCATCTGCCTCCTCGTACGGGAAGTGGAACGCGCGGTCCTCCAGACCCCGCAGCGCCCCCCGTCCACGGACCCCACCGGCGGCTCCGTCACCGAGGGCCGGGCCACCGACCCCTTCGAGGTCTTCATCGGCTCCCCCGCCCCCGACGACCTGGACGGCCTCCTCCAGCGCACCGTCGAGCGCGCCCGCGACATGCTCGACGCCGACTCGGCCTTCCTCCTCCTCGCCACCGACGACGAAACGGAGCTGGAGGTACGGGCCACCACCGGCCTCCCCTCCGCCCGCCAGCGCTTCGCCCGCGTCCCCGTCGAGGCGGGCACCGGCAGATACGGCTCGGCCCGCATGCCCGCCGTCCACGAGGACCTCGTCGCCGTACCGGGCGCCGTACCCCTCCTGAACGGCACCGGCATGCGCTCCGTCGTCACCGTCCCCCTCAAGGTCGAGGGCCGCCTCACCGGTTCTCTCGGCGTCGCCGCCGAAGCCCCCAACCGCTACACCAACGAAGAGGCCCTGCGCCTCCAGTTCGCCGCCGACCGCATCGCGCTCGCCGTCGAGTCCGCCCGCCTCGGCGAACTCGAACGCCTCCGCCGAGGCTCCCTCTCCTTCCTCGTCGAGGCGTCCGACCTCCTCGCCGGCACCCTCGACCGTGACCAGACCCTCGCCCTCATGGCGCAGATGACGGTCCCCACCCTCGCCACCTGGTGCGCCGTCTACACGATCGCCGACCAGGCTTCCGACCCGTACCTCTCGTACGTCCTGCACGAGGACGAGGAACGCATCGACGGCCTCAAGGCCCTCCTCTCCCGGATCAGCCCGCCCGACCCGGTCCCCACCCCCGGCGCCCGTATCTGGAACGCCCCCGGCGAAGCCGCCCACCAGGCCGCTCTCCGCACCTCCATGCGCAGCCTCGGCCTCGGCTCGACCCCGCACCTGGGCTCGGGCATCGGCACGACCCTGGCGACGGCCGCAGCCGTCGGCGGCGAAACCGTCGTCCTCCCCCTCGTCGCCCGCAACCGCGTCATCGGCATGCTGACCCTGGGCAAGCCCACCGACGACCACTTCCGCCAGGAGATCCTCGAACTCGCCGAGGACCTCTCCCGCCGCGCCGCCCTCGCCCTGGACAACGCGCGTCTGTACTCGGAGCGCATGGCCATCAGCCAGTCCCTCCAGCGCAGCCTGCTCCCCCCGGAGCGCCCGCACGTCCCGGGCATGGAGGTCGAGGTCATCTACCGCGCGGCGGGCGAGGGCAACGAGGTCGGAGGCGACTTCTACGACATCTTCCCGATCCGCGACGGCGCGTACGGCTTCGCCATCGGCGACGTCTGCGGTACGGGCCCCCAGGCGGCGGCAGTCACCGGCCTCGCCCGCCACGCCCTGCGCCTGCTCGCCCGCGAGGGCTTCGGCGGCCCCGCCGTCCTGGAGCGCCTCAACGCGGCCATCCTCGACGAGGGCGAACGCAGCCGCTTCCTCACCCTCCTCTACGGCGAGTTGTGGCCCCAGGAGGACGGCAGCTCCATCCTCAAGCTGGTCTGCGCGGGCCACCCCCTCCCGCTCCGCCTGCGCCAGGACGGCACGGTCACCCCCGCCGCCGAACCCCAGCCCCTCCTCGGCGTCATGGAGGACCTGGAGCTCTACGAGGAGACCCTCACCCTCTACCCCGGCGACGTCCTCCTCTGCGTCACGGACGGCATCACCGAACGCCGCGAGGGCACCCGCATGCTCGGCGACGACGGCCTGGCCGAAGTCCTCGCAGGCTGTACGGGCCTGACGGCGGGTGCCATCGCCGCTCGCGTCCTGCGCACCGTGGAACGCTTCGCCGCAGAGCCCGCCTCGGACGACATGGCCATCCTCGCCATGCGCGTCCCGGAACCCCTGAAGAACTGA